A DNA window from Deltaproteobacteria bacterium contains the following coding sequences:
- the eno gene encoding phosphopyruvate hydratase, giving the protein MTSGDTIEKIWAREILNFRGNPTVEAEVILADGSYGKAAVPAGISTGSHEAVQLLDGDSKRFGGKGVLKAVENVRQVIAPALKGMKATRQKEVDEKLLNLDGTPNKSRLGANAILAVSLATAYAAAASLKVPLYRYLGGEGPFRLPVPVIDMLAGGSHAQSSVDLQEYLVIPAGLSNFPEALRAGVDVYQALREVIQKKGYSIPEASGPYTPSLGSNREGVEVIAAAIEKAGYKLGKECFIGIDAATSELYSDGNYALTGEGRNLTSEEMVDLWAEWVEAYPIVSIEDGLAEEDWEGWQALTKRIGEKVQLVGDDLFTTNPDRIQRGIKLKAANAVLIKPNQIGTLTETLEAIRITREAGWAAMLSSRSGETEDSTISDLAVLEGAGQIKLGPPCQKSIVKYNRLLRIADELGEKGEYACGSIRCSRLQIIP; this is encoded by the coding sequence GGGCCCGGGAGATATTAAACTTCCGTGGCAACCCAACGGTTGAGGCCGAAGTCATTCTGGCCGATGGCAGCTATGGCAAGGCAGCCGTGCCTGCGGGAATCAGTACCGGAAGCCACGAAGCGGTTCAGTTATTGGACGGGGATTCCAAACGCTTCGGGGGTAAGGGTGTTCTCAAAGCGGTAGAAAACGTCCGCCAGGTGATCGCACCGGCGTTGAAGGGTATGAAGGCGACCCGGCAGAAAGAAGTCGATGAGAAGCTCCTGAACCTGGATGGCACCCCAAACAAGAGCAGGTTGGGGGCCAATGCGATTCTGGCTGTCTCTTTGGCCACAGCTTATGCCGCCGCTGCCAGCCTGAAAGTCCCCTTATACCGCTATTTAGGAGGAGAAGGACCCTTCCGTCTGCCAGTGCCGGTAATTGATATGCTCGCCGGAGGTTCGCATGCCCAGAGCTCAGTTGACCTCCAGGAGTATCTGGTGATTCCAGCGGGGCTCTCGAACTTCCCGGAAGCGCTCCGAGCCGGGGTCGATGTGTACCAAGCATTGAGAGAGGTCATTCAGAAGAAGGGGTACAGCATCCCGGAAGCGAGCGGCCCCTATACCCCGTCCCTGGGCTCCAACCGGGAGGGGGTGGAAGTTATCGCCGCGGCCATTGAGAAAGCCGGCTACAAGCTCGGGAAGGAGTGCTTTATCGGGATAGACGCCGCCACATCCGAGCTTTATAGTGATGGAAATTATGCCCTAACCGGAGAGGGACGCAACCTCACTTCGGAGGAAATGGTGGATTTATGGGCCGAGTGGGTTGAGGCCTACCCCATCGTGAGCATTGAAGACGGGTTGGCGGAAGAAGATTGGGAAGGATGGCAGGCTTTGACCAAACGGATAGGAGAAAAAGTACAACTGGTCGGAGACGACCTTTTCACTACTAACCCCGACCGCATTCAGAGAGGAATTAAACTCAAGGCGGCGAACGCCGTACTTATCAAGCCCAACCAGATCGGCACCCTGACCGAGACGCTGGAGGCGATCCGCATCACCCGAGAAGCAGGATGGGCTGCCATGTTGAGCTCCCGTTCGGGAGAGACCGAGGACAGCACGATTTCCGACCTGGCGGTCCTGGAGGGTGCCGGGCAGATAAAATTGGGGCCTCCTTGCCAGAAGAGTATCGTTAAATATAACCGGCTCCTGCGCATAGCCGATGAGTTGGGGGAAAAGGGGGAGTACGCCTGCGGTAGCATTCGTTGCTCCAGATTACAGATAATCCCCTGA
- a CDS encoding DUF3795 domain-containing protein encodes MENKEKLAAPCGLYCGVCAIYIAHKENNLKFKERLPKVYGVSLEDIRCEGCLSDDLFKYCQVCPIRSCVKEKGFEGCHQCNDFPCKYIEDFPIPVGKKVIFRSIPAWRELGTERWMEEEEKRYHCPDCDYKLFRGVKKCRSCQQPVDVD; translated from the coding sequence ATGGAAAATAAAGAGAAACTTGCGGCTCCGTGCGGCTTATACTGCGGTGTTTGTGCTATTTACATTGCCCACAAAGAGAATAACTTAAAATTTAAAGAGAGATTACCGAAGGTTTATGGGGTAAGTCTGGAGGATATCCGCTGTGAAGGATGCCTCTCTGATGATTTATTCAAATACTGTCAAGTCTGTCCGATCAGGTCCTGTGTAAAGGAGAAAGGGTTCGAGGGATGCCATCAATGTAATGATTTTCCTTGCAAATATATCGAGGATTTTCCTATTCCTGTTGGTAAAAAAGTTATTTTCCGCTCCATCCCAGCCTGGAGAGAGCTGGGAACAGAGAGATGGATGGAAGAGGAAGAAAAACGCTACCATTGCCCCGATTGTGATTACAAATTGTTCCGGGGTGTGAAAAAGTGTCGGAGCTGTCAACAGCCAGTGGATGTTGATTAG
- a CDS encoding DUF4147 domain-containing protein, translated as MRTRIQNVKVLLSTGNFSGRKAMLPILEAGLQAADPYSNTRKLIRVEDGKLIVGNKEFEPSGDPRSGDEVYDLSRLGRIYVLGAGKGIQNVAKAIEDVLGDRLTGGHVIDKKGHPLILKRIGVTLGGHPTPDEDCVKGCERILEITRDLTEKDLVFTCVANGVSSLLTMPVPGISVEDLRKTTMVTQIERGMPTRDLSPIRNHLDRMKGGRISRHIHPAKMIHILAIDPGEYDQRMHGNYWLHTLPDCTTFQEAIANLKRYEAWEAVPAAVRRHLEEADPEQETLKAKDFDKMSFRIFGLMPGYWQSGKVLPAMKKAEELGFKAIMVADQLIEIEASQAGIYMAAIANTVERRGLPCEPPCALFSSGELVVTVGQEKGIGGRDQEFALSAALRIAGSKNIVIAAVDTDGTDGPGSQFIAGSVDIPCLAGGIVDGQTVESAKNLGVDIVGELRRHNTSPALWKLNSGIVVTPNISLIDLTVALIMGRWP; from the coding sequence ATGAGGACCAGAATTCAAAATGTGAAAGTCCTTCTCTCTACCGGGAATTTTTCCGGTCGAAAAGCCATGTTGCCGATCCTGGAAGCAGGTCTACAGGCTGCAGATCCATACTCCAATACCCGAAAACTCATTCGGGTGGAGGACGGGAAGCTGATCGTCGGGAATAAGGAATTCGAGCCCAGCGGAGACCCCAGATCTGGCGACGAGGTGTATGATCTCTCCCGGCTCGGCAGAATCTACGTTTTAGGTGCGGGCAAGGGCATCCAGAATGTGGCCAAAGCCATAGAAGATGTTCTGGGTGACCGACTCACGGGGGGCCATGTCATTGACAAGAAAGGTCATCCTTTAATTTTGAAAAGGATCGGCGTTACGCTGGGGGGTCATCCGACGCCCGACGAAGACTGTGTCAAAGGATGTGAGCGAATCCTGGAGATAACCAGAGATCTGACGGAGAAGGACCTGGTCTTTACCTGTGTGGCGAACGGTGTGTCCTCACTTCTGACCATGCCGGTGCCCGGCATAAGCGTGGAGGACTTGCGCAAGACTACGATGGTTACCCAGATCGAGCGCGGTATGCCGACGAGGGATCTCAGCCCCATCCGGAATCATCTGGATCGGATGAAAGGAGGAAGAATCTCCCGCCATATCCATCCGGCGAAAATGATCCACATCCTGGCGATCGATCCGGGTGAATATGACCAACGGATGCACGGAAATTACTGGCTTCATACCCTTCCTGACTGTACAACCTTTCAAGAGGCCATCGCCAACTTAAAACGGTATGAGGCTTGGGAGGCGGTTCCCGCCGCAGTCAGAAGACATTTGGAGGAAGCCGACCCCGAGCAGGAAACCCTCAAGGCCAAGGATTTTGATAAAATGTCTTTCCGCATCTTCGGCCTCATGCCCGGATACTGGCAGAGCGGGAAAGTGCTGCCGGCCATGAAAAAAGCCGAAGAGCTCGGGTTCAAAGCAATCATGGTTGCCGATCAACTCATAGAAATTGAGGCCAGTCAGGCTGGAATATACATGGCTGCGATTGCCAACACCGTCGAACGAAGAGGCCTGCCCTGCGAGCCTCCCTGCGCCCTGTTCTCCAGCGGGGAGTTGGTCGTAACCGTGGGGCAAGAAAAGGGGATCGGTGGACGGGACCAGGAATTCGCGCTCTCGGCGGCCCTAAGGATTGCTGGAAGTAAAAATATCGTAATTGCGGCGGTGGACACGGACGGCACCGACGGACCCGGCTCCCAGTTCATCGCCGGCTCGGTGGATATTCCCTGTCTCGCCGGGGGCATCGTGGATGGGCAGACCGTTGAGTCAGCAAAAAATTTGGGAGTGGATATCGTTGGAGAGCTGAGGCGGCATAACACCAGCCCTGCTTTGTGGAAACTCAACAGCGGGATCGTGGTGACTCCGAACATAAGTCTCATAGACCTAACGGTGGCGTTAATCATGGGGCGCTGGCCATAG